DNA sequence from the Oceanipulchritudo coccoides genome:
TCATCAGTTAAACTCATACCCTATCAGGGTGAGTAAAGATTCCCTGGAGGCAACTGTGGAGTCCAGATTATTGACGGTTCCCGCGCAACTGGCGGACAAGATACTCAACCGAGTTCCGGACCTTTTCGTCCTGCTCCATCATATTCTCCACTGTCTTGACCGCATGGATAACCGTTCCGTGGTCGCGCCCGCCAAAGGACTCCCCGATTTCCTTCAAGGGATGATGGGTGAGCAGTCGGCTCAGATACATCGCCACCTGCCGCGGAAAGGCAATATGGCTCGGACGGCGCCGATTCTGCATGTCGCTGAGACGAAGGTCATACATTTCAACAACTTTGCGCTGGATGCGCTCAATGGTGATCTGGTGCTGGACCTCCTCTTGAAGGATATCGTGGATAAGCTCCTCCGCCTTGCGACGTGTCAAAGGCTCGCGGATGAGGCGGGCGAATGTTCCCACCTTGATAAGGGCCCCTTCCAGGCGACGTACGTTCCGCGTGATTCGACTGGCAAGGAATTCGAGAACTTCCTCGGGGATCAGGTCAAAGCCCATGGCCATGGCCTTCTTCTTCAAAATGGCGGCCCGGGTTTCCAGGTCCGGCGGCTGGATGTCTGTTACCATTCCCCACTGGAAACGGCTGATCAAGCGGCTTTCGAGCTTGTTTATCTCGCTTGCCGGGCGATCACTGGAAAGGCAGAGCTGGCGCTGGCTTTCAAAGAGCTCATTGAAAGTGTGGAAAAATTCTTCCTGGGTCCGCTCCTTGCCCTCAAGGAATTGGATGTCGTCAATCAGAAGAACGTCGACTTTGCGATAGAAGCGCCGAAAGGAATCGAGGGAATTTTCCCGGATTGCCCGCAGAAAGTTGTTGGTGAACTTCTCACAGGAGAGGTAGACCACTTTGGCCTCCGGATTGGATTGCTGAATGGCATGAGCCATTGCATGCATCAGGTGAGTTTTGCCCAGCCCGGTATCCCCATAAACAAAAAGCGGATTGTAGGCGCTTCCCGGAGAGTCCGCGACAGCGGTCGCCGCTGCATGAGCGAGCTGGTTACTCGGGCCGACAATAAAGTTATCAAAGGTATTTCTCGGATTCAGGTATGGGTTGCGGGCTGGATGGAGTGTGCGTTGCCCTGTCCTGCCAAATTTACCTCCACGACCGCGGTCTGAATCAACATCAACAGGCTCCCTTGGAGCCACCTGGACAGAACCACTGTCTTGGGCCGTAATCCGGACCATGACTTCCTCCCCGGCAATGGCCGCGGCCTTCTCCCGGATCAGCTCGAGGTAATTATCCTCAAGCCAGATACGGGCAAATTCGTTCGCGGCCCGTAATTCAAGTGTCCCGCTTTCGTCAAGAATGGCATCAATCGACTGAAACCAATTTGCGTAAATGTCTTGGGATAGGGAATTTCGGAAGTCTTGTAGGACTTCCGTCCAGAGGGATTCCGTCACAGAGGAGTGTGGCATGATCGTTCAGATGGCAATTTATTCACACTGCGGGAACGACCTGGCAGTCCACACCAAGACTCACGGGAAAAGAAGCAGTAACTGCCTCACTATCAATGATCTTTGAAATAAAAATTTCTTCATGGAATTCAGTCTGGTTAGGAAAGAGCATATCTGTAAATTGTTGTAGTTTAATTACTTAGAGAAAATTAGTTTGGTAAGGAGACAAGAGGAATAGAATGTGGAAGAGCGAAATCTGCAGCAATGACCTTTTTACGAAGGCAGATGAGACGATGAGTCTCCAATGCCTTATGAGTCTTTTCAAGCCATACTTCTACACAAGTTATTAACACTCTCCCCACCAATAACTTTTAGTACAAAAGCGTTGAATTTGTGAAACAATTCTTGCGAGCCGCGGATCATCGGGGCTGAGGGGTACCTGAGGGGAATAATTCACTCTCCCTCCTCTGCCATGAAGGCAATTAATCGGTCATTAAATTCCTTTGCCGAGTCGTGTCCCATTTTTTTCAGGGAATGGACCATGGCGGCAACTTCAACGAGGCGAGCAAGATCGCGTCCCGGCCGAACCGGAAGAATGATGTGCGGAATGCGGATTCCCATGACCTCGAAGACATCATGCTCCAGACCGGTTCGCTCCTCGTCCATTCCATGTTTCCAGACCTCAAAGGTGATGACCATATTGATCTCCTTGGAAAGCCGGACTGAACGGATGCCAAAGAGCTCGCTGATATCGATGATTCCGAGGCCACGACACTCCATATAACCGCGATTGAGCTCGCTACTGCGCCCTGTGAGAATGCGTTCATTCTCAAGTTTAATGTAGACAAGGTCGTCAGCGACAAGACTGTGCCCACGTTCAATCAAAGCGAGGGCGCACTCGCTCTTGCCCACACCGCTCTCACCACGGATTAATGTTCCAATCCCCTTGATATCCATGAGCGTCCCGTGCTCGGCCACTTGCGGGGCAAAAAGATCCTCCAAGAGAAGCATCGCCTGGGCGGAGAAATCCTTGGTTGTGAGGGAACTCCGGAAAAGCGGCGTGCCTGACTTTTCGCACATCGTTTCCATGGCTGGCGTCGGGAGCAGATTCCTCGAGACAACAATACAGGGAATCTTTTTCTCCACCATCCTGCTCATCACATCCAACTGTCGGCTGGCGGGAATTTCCCTCATGTAAGCCATTTCTCCAGCCCCAAAGAGCTGGATCCGCTTGTAACCAAAACTCTTGAAGAACCCAGTCAGGGCCAGCGCCGGACGATTCATTGATT
Encoded proteins:
- the dnaA gene encoding chromosomal replication initiator protein DnaA → MPHSSVTESLWTEVLQDFRNSLSQDIYANWFQSIDAILDESGTLELRAANEFARIWLEDNYLELIREKAAAIAGEEVMVRITAQDSGSVQVAPREPVDVDSDRGRGGKFGRTGQRTLHPARNPYLNPRNTFDNFIVGPSNQLAHAAATAVADSPGSAYNPLFVYGDTGLGKTHLMHAMAHAIQQSNPEAKVVYLSCEKFTNNFLRAIRENSLDSFRRFYRKVDVLLIDDIQFLEGKERTQEEFFHTFNELFESQRQLCLSSDRPASEINKLESRLISRFQWGMVTDIQPPDLETRAAILKKKAMAMGFDLIPEEVLEFLASRITRNVRRLEGALIKVGTFARLIREPLTRRKAEELIHDILQEEVQHQITIERIQRKVVEMYDLRLSDMQNRRRPSHIAFPRQVAMYLSRLLTHHPLKEIGESFGGRDHGTVIHAVKTVENMMEQDEKVRNSVEYLVRQLRGNRQ
- the hprK gene encoding HPr(Ser) kinase/phosphatase yields the protein MPLRAQPKFVESVPVKSFLKAADGDLHLSLVAGEKGLSRSIRDKSMNRPALALTGFFKSFGYKRIQLFGAGEMAYMREIPASRQLDVMSRMVEKKIPCIVVSRNLLPTPAMETMCEKSGTPLFRSSLTTKDFSAQAMLLLEDLFAPQVAEHGTLMDIKGIGTLIRGESGVGKSECALALIERGHSLVADDLVYIKLENERILTGRSSELNRGYMECRGLGIIDISELFGIRSVRLSKEINMVITFEVWKHGMDEERTGLEHDVFEVMGIRIPHIILPVRPGRDLARLVEVAAMVHSLKKMGHDSAKEFNDRLIAFMAEEGE